CTACAAGCAATACCATTACGTCTTTTTCCTTCCACATctttattgcatttttagtGTGAATTTACCCATGCTCTCTGTACTCCTTAGTGAAGAAGCACAACAAAGAAAGCGATTAATAGAGAGAAGTAACTTGACTGAAGATGAAGCAGAACAACGTATTGAGGCACAGCTACCACTAGAAGAGAAATGTAGACGGGCAACATATATCATTGACAATTCTGGTACCAAggaagaaacaaacaaacaggtCAATAACCTATACCTAGAGCTGAGATCATCCTATGGATATCTGCGTCTTAGGTTGGCCTTAATTCTTTGTGGTTTTGGACTGGCTGGAGCTCTGCTTTGGATTGGGAAGTCTTTAATGTACAAATGAAGTCTTTAATGTACAAATGAAGTCTTTAATGTACAAATGAAGTCAGGCTGACATTAAGAAAAGTTGCACATGAGACTATTTTCTAATAGGaactttcatattttttttttaccaaaacaGGTTCAATAAATTAATATTACAGCTTCATTATTCACATATTCACAAAGAATATTGCTAGACAGAGAAGATTGTGCAAAACTaatgctatttgaaaattttttttagggACTATTATATTTACAAATTGTGCTAACTAACAACATTTGCTCACTCAATGAAAAACAGAAGCTCTAATCAATCTTATTGTATGGATTGAATGGATGGACAAGGGTAACCATTTTCGACATAGCAGATGTTCGATTGAATGGTGATAGGTTGACTGGAGTTGGTACTTGCAACGTTCTGAAAAAATAGATTgcataataaatattattagaCTTATTCGTTCATGAATGAGGACAGAGAGATTCTTTATTTATTGCTCTTGTCTTTGTATGAAATTGGAAGAAAGCAGTACTATACAAAGAGTCCCATCTCACCTGTGCACTCTGGCTGTTGTTGGTACTTTGGGTTGTGGTTCCTTGGAGTGACTTGGATGATGGTTTGTGAAAAGCACACAACCAGTATAGCCAGGGATGTTGCCTTTCCTGTGAATTtgtacaaacaaaaacaatatacACAGGTATGTATAAATTACTGTGTAGTTCCTATTCGCTAACATTAACTGCATTACTATTCCAATCAATCACATTTACAATGACACAGGCCATGCTAACAACTTTTGAAAcatcaaccaatcaaattccACTTCTATTATTTGACTGGCCAAACATGTTACAGTGTCATTGGATTTAAGTTTGAAGTTGGATTTTGATCTTTGATTGTCGTCAATGTAAAAAGCTAACCACTCCCTGCCAGAGTGTTCTCTGTTACTAGACATTTTTGCTAAATGTCAAGGGAATTATGAGATTGTTTCTAGCGGACAAATGATTTCAAAGTAATAATAAAACCCTTACCTGGCGGTATCTGTGTATCGTGGCTTGCCTGAGCGTACTAAAGTGATAGCCCCAAATGGTTTTCCTGGATAATCTCTTTCTCCATATCCAGATGTACAACCCCTAAAACAATTAAAAGTATGAGCGATAAGCTGTTTAAATTGCAATGCAGACAAAATTGATATAAAACTAAACCAAATTTCATTAATATATTGCATTTTTGTGAACTCATGTGtgtaattataataaaaataataaaaacaacatgTTAATTTGTGTCATTTCTAGAAAACCTGAATAACAGGCACAGTCAACATAAGCCTTGCAATGCTGTAAATAGCAACTTATAAACTAAAGGTCGAATATTTACAGGAAACAAAGTTTGTTTACAATGGAACAAGTCCCAGGTAGTTTtctcacaggtagcccaagctctttatttgtccctgATTTATATTTACTAAACATAGACCTTTTTTACCCTTTCCAAATCTACACAGTCACAGGTACACAGGGATGACATAGTTTTGACGGTTGCCAAATTCATTGTGGTCAAGCATATTATGACAACAAAAAGAGTAATATTCTGCCAGAATCGTCTGGCGCTGAGGTTTGGGCTAGTAGGACTCCAACTACCTGTGAGGATGTTGCTGTGATTCGAGGGTGACTGAGCAGGAGGAAGTGTATTTTTGAGTACAGAACATGAGGTGTGTCAAAAATTACTTTCCTACTTTTCACTTTGTTCTGGTAAGAGTTCAAATCGTTAatcttgaatcttgaaaaaggcgcTTTAATATGGCCAGAGAATacgcaaaaagtaaacataaacacaacactagactacacacgtcctttcaacaagttgtttttatttttcactaattttgtttGTCGCTCTGTGTTTACTGTAACTATTAAAGAGCTTGAGCTTCCTGTGGATTTCTCAGATGAATGTCCCTCTTTACCCATGCTCTAGAACCATAAAGCATGAGCTTTAGCTCGTCAACaaattgtgtgtgtgtgcgtgcgtgCGTGTGTGTTTGGAAGGCCGTTGCTTACGTGTAACCAGGAATATGTCCCACTTTTTTGCTTGGACTACAGCtgcaaaaattaaataatgacAATTCACATTCATATTATAGAAAAGATGTACCAAAGCAACAGAGTGTATTAATCTCATCACTCACAAGTCAACTTTTTTGTAAATGTAGTGTCCATTCCTAGACTGAGTGTAGTCCCAGCTATGTGGCCTGCATCCCAGCTCCTAGAAAAGGAACATAATATTGGCATCCCAGGGTAGGGAAAAATGGTAGTGAGAGCTTTCACTCACATAAATTTTTCCCCCCATCCCATATATAGaaggttgttgttgttgtgtgaAGGTGTAAAAAGGGGATGCATTTCAATATACGTACAGTACCAGGACTCCTAGAATTCAAACGTAAACATAACTTAACTGTATAAATAAGTACTAGGCATGTATGGTAGAAAAAGGGGAAGGAGAATGATCACctttaacttttatttctgGATGGTTTGGctggagttttttttttttgtagaaagACTTGCTCTtgtttatataaaatattaattcTTACCTGCCATTTCGCTGGTCGAGCATCATATCTCTTTAAGGAGAACTTCTGAGATACCATATCAGGGCGGAACTCCAGTGTAGTGGATGGTGGATCAAGAGCTGGAGGCAAACTATTTGCCCAGTCCACACCATTGTACAacctaaaacaaaaaaacaagaaaattatagcGTAAACATTCTTTCCTTGGGCCATAACAGTCTCTGTATCTGATGGTTTTGGTTGGGGATGGAAAAAATAATTGTCAATAAaaatttttctaaattttgtagtattttttttttttttgcttgctaGTTGTTTGATAATATTTGATGCTAAACCAAGCTACAGTGTGGGATTTTGAGGACAACAAATTGCTCTGAACCTACTCAAAACCAGAAGATACACAGGCTTGGGCCATAAGGATAGAGGCTTATGATCAACCAGCTTTAGAACATATTGACAATGGATTCTGGGTGGAGCTAAAAAGCTATGAACTTTGTCTTCACTGCAGGTGCGTACAAAGGGGGGTGCGTGtgcatcccctcccccaccttGGCAGCCAAatagtgggtcatttcttatgaaggaatcttcaaatactagtatatagatttaggcactgcctaaaagcggagccagcatgacTTTTTTCAGCATAAACTTGTGTAGAACCCCCATTCCCTGCActttc
The sequence above is a segment of the Nematostella vectensis chromosome 2, jaNemVect1.1, whole genome shotgun sequence genome. Coding sequences within it:
- the LOC116619172 gene encoding spermatogenesis-associated protein 48; protein product: MVSITESFHTKSPYGTFRLHLAEDPIATQQRAQRQKISGKFPATQGIYDVLSFQERDESNYKIYNEAGERRADAPRRQNTPVVDPTSGFTSVGADAEDGRYTPIDPLVNKDHRPQSAKPYGRPITSPIPELRTQNAPWESQNKGFEHLGSQQKSGKVPATELMKNKEWRDAVATRSFYTSQTQRLYNGVDWANSLPPALDPPSTTLEFRPDMVSQKFSLKRYDARPAKWQELGCRPHSWDYTQSRNGHYIYKKVDFCSPSKKVGHIPGYTGCTSGYGERDYPGKPFGAITLVRSGKPRYTDTARKGNIPGYTGCVLFTNHHPSHSKEPQPKVPTTARVHRTLQVPTPVNLSPFNRTSAMSKMVTLVHPFNPYNKID